The Fibrobacter sp. genome includes the window TGATGGCTTTGTGCCGGATACGGTTCAGGCATGCAAAAAGGGTAGAACTCTTTCCGCTTCCGGTGGGCCCTGTCACAAAAATCATCCCTTGAGGCTTTTCTATGATTTGAGAGAGTGAATTCAATGCAGGAGCGGGTATTCCCAGATTATTAAGATCAAGCAGTGATTTATCATGCTTCAGAATACGGATAACTGTTTTTTCCCCATAATGGGTTGGCAGAGTGGAGACACGAAAGTCGTATGCCTGAGCACCAACATTGTGCCTTATGCGCCCATCCTGGGGTACACGCTTCTCAGCTATGTCAAGGTCTGCCAGAATTTTGATTCTGGAGGTCAGAGGTGAGTACATCCACTTGGAAATCTCAGAATACTGCTGCAGCATTCCATCGATGCGCAGTCTTATAACAGCATTGCTTTCTGATGGCTCGATATGGATATCGGATGCATCAAGCTTGATTGCCTCATTGAATATAAGAGACACCATCCTTACCACAGGCTCTGCCTCGGTCCTCTGACGAATCTCCTCTATGGAAAGGGACTCGTCGATCTGAAGCTGCTTTTCGTACTCACGCGCGATCTTACCAGTAAACTGTTTGAAAGCCGAATCTCCCTCGAAGAGCTTCTGAAGCATTTTCTTCATTTGTGATGGTGTGGTGAGGACTGCTTCTACTGTTCTGTCGCTGATCAGTTCAAACTGTAGAATAGTGTCAAAATCAAGAGGGTCGGTGATTGCCAGACGGAGCAATGTATCGCTGCTGTCAAGAGGAAGGACATGTCCTGATTTGAGCGTATCAGGGGAGAATTCTCTGAGTAGTTCTGTGCTGATCAGGTTTTCTATCTCTGGAACAAATTCCATCGAGAACTGCTCAGCCAAAGCCTCGTAGAATTCTCTTTCGGTAAGCAGGCCCTGTTCAAGCAGGATTTCACCAATCCTTGTACCCTGCTTTTCTGCCTGCTGCGCGGCTTCCTCCAGTTTTGATTCCTGAATAGAAAGACGGCTTTGAATTATTGACCCGATTCTTTTTATCATTAATGATATTTTCCAGGGTTGAATGTGGAATTATGGAGAAAATAACATTTGTTCACCGAATTATGCGAGAGTGCCGGCTAACAGGGAAAAATTCCGTTTCGGAATTTTACTATCTGGAGATTATTCCGGAATAGGTGACAGGGGGGATATTGAAGTAGATCCTTACAAAGAGACTGAAAGCTGATTCCAGTTTGTTGCTGTAGGAGATTTCCGGATTTCTCTTCTTAT containing:
- the tadA gene encoding Flp pilus assembly complex ATPase component TadA; its protein translation is MIKRIGSIIQSRLSIQESKLEEAAQQAEKQGTRIGEILLEQGLLTEREFYEALAEQFSMEFVPEIENLISTELLREFSPDTLKSGHVLPLDSSDTLLRLAITDPLDFDTILQFELISDRTVEAVLTTPSQMKKMLQKLFEGDSAFKQFTGKIAREYEKQLQIDESLSIEEIRQRTEAEPVVRMVSLIFNEAIKLDASDIHIEPSESNAVIRLRIDGMLQQYSEISKWMYSPLTSRIKILADLDIAEKRVPQDGRIRHNVGAQAYDFRVSTLPTHYGEKTVIRILKHDKSLLDLNNLGIPAPALNSLSQIIEKPQGMIFVTGPTGSGKSSTLFACLNRIRHKAINITTIENPIEYKLDGVNQVQINEKAGVTFAAVLRSILRQDPDVILVGEIRDTETAQIAVQASQTGHLVFSTLHTNDAVSAITRLRDLKIPSFLISSSLLAIIAQRLVRVLCPHCKKEAEISGETRRKWESLLGNYSIPRSYTTEGCERCKKTGYKGRVGIFELIEVNEKIRSLIADDISDSALRKSLRDEGFSSLINDGISKIEQGITTPEELLRVVLVEDIR